From a region of the Thermoplasmata archaeon genome:
- a CDS encoding 2-amino-3,7-dideoxy-D-threo-hept-6-ulosonate synthase — MSSIGKEIRIRRVLVGGKALIVAMDHGVSSGPVSGLEDIRKAVANVAKGGATAVVLHKGAVRFAKDYFDEKLALILHLSASTSLSARADRKVLVTGVEEAISFGADAISVHVNIGGEDDDRMIEDLGATAAACDRLGFPLLAMMYPRGPKVRNPFDVDVVKHVARVGAELGADVVKTLYTGSPDTFREVVRGCPVPVVVAGGPKLDSERAALEMVEGALAGGAVGVSMGRNIFQAKDPIGTTRAIARMIFDGASLSDVYRG, encoded by the coding sequence ATGTCCTCGATCGGGAAGGAAATCCGGATTCGCCGCGTCTTGGTCGGCGGCAAGGCCCTCATCGTCGCCATGGACCACGGGGTCTCGTCCGGTCCGGTGTCAGGCCTCGAGGACATCCGGAAGGCCGTCGCGAACGTGGCGAAGGGCGGTGCGACCGCGGTCGTCTTGCACAAAGGCGCGGTACGGTTCGCCAAGGACTATTTCGACGAGAAGCTCGCCCTCATCCTTCATCTGAGCGCATCGACTTCCCTGAGCGCTCGCGCCGACCGGAAGGTCCTCGTGACCGGGGTTGAAGAGGCGATCTCCTTCGGTGCGGACGCGATTAGCGTGCACGTCAACATCGGCGGGGAGGACGACGATCGAATGATCGAGGACCTCGGGGCGACGGCGGCCGCGTGCGACCGTCTCGGCTTCCCGTTGCTCGCGATGATGTACCCCCGGGGTCCGAAGGTCCGGAACCCGTTCGACGTCGATGTCGTGAAGCACGTCGCGCGGGTGGGGGCGGAGCTCGGGGCCGACGTCGTCAAGACGCTGTACACCGGATCTCCGGACACCTTCCGGGAAGTCGTCCGAGGCTGTCCCGTGCCCGTCGTCGTCGCAGGGGGTCCAAAGCTCGACTCGGAACGGGCCGCGCTCGAGATGGTCGAGGGCGCCCTCGCCGGCGGCGCGGTCGGCGTGTCGATGGGCCGGAACATTTTCCAGGCGAAAGATCCGATCGGCACGACGCGGGCGATCGCCCGCATGATCTTCGACGGGGCCTCTCTCTCGGACGTCTATCGCGGGTGA
- a CDS encoding 3-dehydroquinate synthase II: MDRLVWVGALPPKDKADVRSIVSTALEAGFDQIVLAAPDPSLARLGRFSPIFLKDDTFLFDGESIGRLATIRSAKDESAVRALRGTTKHVVVRTEDWKVIPLENLITHFQGSGTRLLVEVHDAAEAKLFFETMEVGVDGVLLATSVAKEVRALRSVLESSRETVPLVRGTVTSIRPLGLGDRVCVDTCSLLRSGEGMLVGNSSAGLFLVHAETFESGYVGARPFRVNAGAVHAYIYLPDGQTKYLSELRAGDEVLAVDSTGHARSVIVGRLKIERRPLVLVEAEAGGRRVSTIVQNAETIRFVTPSGGAVSVGEIQEGDAVLLRTEEGGRHFGMRIQETISER; encoded by the coding sequence ATGGACCGCTTGGTGTGGGTGGGGGCCCTCCCCCCCAAGGACAAGGCAGACGTTCGGTCGATCGTCTCGACCGCGCTCGAGGCCGGGTTCGATCAGATCGTATTGGCGGCACCCGACCCCTCGCTCGCGCGGCTCGGCCGCTTCTCGCCGATTTTCCTGAAGGACGACACGTTCCTTTTCGACGGCGAGTCGATCGGCCGCCTTGCGACGATCCGCTCCGCCAAAGACGAGTCGGCCGTGCGCGCTCTGCGGGGGACGACGAAGCACGTCGTCGTGCGAACGGAGGACTGGAAGGTCATCCCGCTGGAGAACCTGATTACGCACTTCCAGGGAAGCGGCACTCGCCTCCTCGTCGAAGTCCACGATGCCGCCGAGGCGAAGCTCTTCTTCGAGACGATGGAGGTCGGCGTGGACGGCGTCCTCCTGGCAACGTCCGTTGCGAAGGAGGTCCGCGCGCTGCGGTCCGTCCTCGAGTCGTCACGTGAGACCGTACCGCTCGTCCGAGGGACGGTCACCTCGATTCGGCCGCTCGGCCTCGGCGACCGCGTGTGCGTCGACACTTGCTCGTTGCTGCGGAGCGGGGAGGGCATGCTCGTGGGGAACAGCTCGGCGGGCCTCTTCCTCGTCCACGCCGAGACGTTCGAGTCGGGATACGTCGGCGCGCGGCCTTTCCGTGTCAACGCGGGCGCCGTGCACGCGTACATCTACCTGCCCGACGGCCAGACGAAGTATCTCAGCGAGTTGCGCGCCGGGGACGAGGTCCTCGCGGTCGATTCGACGGGCCATGCGCGGTCAGTGATCGTCGGGCGCCTGAAGATCGAACGCCGGCCGCTCGTGCTCGTCGAAGCGGAGGCGGGCGGGCGCCGCGTCTCGACGATCGTCCAGAACGCGGAGACGATTCGCTTCGTCACCCCGTCCGGGGGTGCGGTCTCCGTCGGGGAGATCCAGGAGGGCGACGCGGTGCTCCTGCGAACGGAGGAGGGCGGCCGGCATTTCGGGATGCGGATCCAGGAGACCATCTCGGAGCGCTGA
- the aroE gene encoding shikimate dehydrogenase gives MTKVAAVILADGVADAQRQARMALAAGADLVELRLDRIRDVGVGDVRRFASAVGPRSILTVRSASQGGSGHLTEARRRDLLKEACTRPFAYVDIELERDGPRATELARLARRHRATLIVSHHFSRPSGLGQVREALDACAAIGPVAKVAVPVETIDSAIELGDLARTEVDRGRRLVLIGMGAAGMLTRAGAGSVGQEIQFASAGPLAAPGQLSLATAKRLRVRDSWVLGLVGHPLGHSLSPAIHEAGLEALGLPGTYLPFDVDAAGLESLLAAADRFRIRGFNVTIPYKESIVEALDELDGDAEGLGAVNTVVVGDGWTKGHNTDVFGFRLSLRSLGLRVGERRVLVIGAGGAAKAVVHVLLREGASVAVANRTAARAEALADAFDEPIEILPVERLDRSGPWDLVVNATPLGTKGFAADLPVPETVIAKAGFVYDLGYNPPDTALLAAAKRLGRPHASGLEMLLHQAAKSFELWTGRSPPVNAMRRAAKEALA, from the coding sequence ATGACGAAGGTCGCGGCGGTCATCTTGGCGGATGGCGTCGCGGATGCGCAACGCCAGGCGCGGATGGCGCTGGCGGCCGGCGCGGACCTCGTCGAGCTGCGGTTGGATCGAATCCGCGACGTGGGCGTCGGCGATGTGCGTCGGTTCGCCTCGGCGGTCGGCCCTCGATCGATCCTCACGGTCCGATCGGCGTCGCAAGGCGGGTCCGGCCACCTGACTGAAGCGCGCCGCCGCGACCTCCTCAAGGAAGCTTGCACCCGGCCCTTCGCCTACGTCGACATCGAACTCGAACGGGACGGCCCGCGCGCGACGGAACTGGCCCGCCTCGCGAGACGGCATCGCGCGACTCTCATCGTTTCCCACCATTTCTCCCGGCCCTCCGGCCTCGGGCAGGTGCGGGAGGCGTTGGACGCGTGCGCGGCGATCGGACCCGTCGCGAAGGTGGCGGTCCCCGTCGAAACGATCGACTCGGCGATTGAACTCGGGGATCTCGCGAGGACCGAGGTCGACCGCGGGCGTCGGCTCGTCCTGATCGGGATGGGGGCGGCGGGCATGCTCACCCGCGCGGGTGCGGGATCCGTGGGGCAAGAGATTCAGTTCGCCTCTGCGGGACCCCTCGCGGCGCCGGGGCAACTGTCGCTCGCGACCGCGAAACGACTCCGCGTGCGGGATTCGTGGGTGCTCGGTCTCGTGGGGCATCCGCTGGGGCACTCGCTCTCGCCCGCGATCCATGAGGCGGGCCTCGAAGCGCTCGGTCTTCCGGGAACCTATCTTCCGTTCGACGTGGATGCGGCCGGTCTGGAGTCCCTCTTGGCCGCGGCGGACCGCTTCCGGATCCGCGGATTCAACGTCACGATTCCGTATAAGGAGTCGATCGTGGAGGCGCTCGACGAGCTGGACGGCGACGCCGAGGGGCTTGGTGCGGTGAACACAGTCGTCGTCGGCGACGGCTGGACGAAAGGCCACAACACGGACGTCTTCGGCTTCCGCCTATCGTTGCGGTCCCTCGGGTTGCGGGTCGGAGAGCGTCGGGTCCTCGTGATCGGCGCCGGCGGCGCCGCGAAGGCCGTGGTCCATGTGCTCCTGCGCGAGGGCGCGAGCGTCGCGGTCGCGAACCGAACCGCCGCGCGGGCGGAGGCGCTGGCGGACGCGTTCGACGAGCCGATCGAGATCCTTCCGGTCGAACGACTCGACCGAAGCGGTCCGTGGGACCTCGTCGTGAATGCGACCCCGCTCGGGACGAAGGGATTCGCGGCGGATCTGCCGGTGCCCGAAACCGTGATCGCGAAGGCAGGGTTCGTGTACGACCTCGGCTACAACCCGCCGGACACCGCGCTCCTCGCCGCGGCGAAGCGGCTCGGGAGGCCCCACGCGTCCGGCCTCGAGATGCTCCTTCATCAAGCCGCAAAATCGTTCGAATTGTGGACGGGCCGGTCGCCGCCGGTGAACGCGATGCGCCGCGCCGCGAAGGAGGCCCTCGCGTGA